GACATACGGGTCTATTGTCACACAACTAGTAGATGAATTGAATGATGATTACCATTTAGTTAACAAACAATTATATGAGATGGGGTATAACATCGGTATCCGTCTTATCGAAGATTTCCTGGCAAGAACAGCTTTACCACGTTGCGAAGATATGCTCAAATGTAGTGAGGTTATTAGCAAGTGTGCATTCAAGATATTTCTAGATATTGTCCCCAAAGTAAGTAGTTGGAGTAATGACAAGaaatcattttctttaataatcgAAGATAACCCATTGAGTCAATTTGTAGAAATCCCTAGAAATAAAGACTCCAACGGTGCAACAAACAAGGAAGAATTATGGTATTCCAACATATTATGTGGTATCATCAAAGGTGCTTTAGAAATGGTTCAATTGGACGTTGAATGTTGGTTTGTTTCAGATGAAGTCAAGGGAGATTCCCAAACAGAAATCCGGATCAAACTAAACAAAGTCTTGGTCGATGAAATACCAATCGGTGAGGATTAAGGATTGATAATTGAGGATGACAATTAAAGATTGGCATGTGAGGCTTAGATCACGAGCATAGCATATCATACAGGAAAGTAATATAGAAAGTATAtatgattttaatattaataatgatttgtAAGCACATCACTATTAGCAGCGTTGGGACCCGCGGCTATAGGTAACCACATGCAAGCAAATAAGTATCAATAGGGTAAAACCCCATCATCTTTATTCTTGCTACTTATATCCATGGATATAAACAGAAAAGGGTAAactacaaaaaaaatactagaAAATACTCATATAGAGCCCTGCGAGCATTCTGCTGCCGTGCCCCAGACAGATTTCACTGTCTGAAACAAGTAAAATTCCATTCCacaatttattcttttttcttttttttcaataatttttatttctttttttttttttttttttttttctctttccTTTCgtatattttcttatttcGGGAACTATATTACTATACCGTATTGAGTAATATATATTCCTCGGAAAAATGTCTCGGACTGAAACTCGGGTGCATGTCGCATTCTCTCCGCAAAAATAAAACCGCCATTACTTGTCTAAGCGTGTttctttccttttcttGTGGTAAATCATCAACCAGATCATCTACAAGCAACGGTACCTCAGCTCTTAACTTTCGGCGTTTAACACATTCTTAATAGCCGCTGTCCCAGGGTAACTCCATTTAGTCTATTCACGACACGTCCCCCCAGTCTTTGTTTACTCGGCGGCTCGCCCATTGTTTATTTACCAATGCCAGATCTCTGGTACCCTTGTGGTGACGCGTGGATATGGCCCTATCCCAAGATGGAAATTCAAGACCGAACACGGATTGGTTCGGGCCATATATTGTCGGCTACGGACAATTCTGTTTGCACGCGATAATGCCAGAGAGAAACACGCAGCACTAAGTACTCCACGGAGTCGGCCTACAGGCACCAAGCAGAGACAATCCGCAGCAGCCAGCCACTGCGCTCATCCTCTGAGCCTGCCATTGAGTCTTCTGTTTCCAGTTCTGGAAATCACTGAGAATAGCTCCGAGCACTTCTCGGCAGTTCTGTGTGGATCTTGACACACCTGGCACTCTGTGGCTTTCCTGAATAGGTGGAGCCTATTTCGTGTTTGCCTTATTGGGACATAGAGTATTACTCAGTCAGTTAGATTCCTTTCCTAATGGGGACACAGGATATTGCCTGTGTTTGTCTCAGTTGCCTATTTCCTAATTGGCTCTTATATCCTCGGGTCTTAAAACGCCATGGTCTTAATTCAATACAATTAGATGTCATCAGgaatattaattctaataaactATAATGTATTTTCAAAAGGACATAATGGTGATTACGTCTTGTTTGTAAAGATTAATAGGCTACTGCAACTAGAAAGTTGGCTGTCAATAATTAagcaacaaaaaaaaataaaaaaataaaaaaataaaaaaatagcgCTTCCTTTTCATTTACTCATTTCCAGTtgttcaattttatttgctCATTTTGTCCCTGGATACTTGTGTCTGTATGTATTATGATGTAGACTCTTTTCATATATAATACATGTTCTagtcatatatatatactaaATGTCTACTTTACAGCTTGTTTGTAGGTTCCcgtttcaaattctttggTACAGTGTAAtggaataatattttacattccatatttagtaataataataagttttatttttttttttaatatttcaattcatttaattacTACGCTTACTACactctttttctttttatctcattactaatttttttgcatTTACTCTTactctttttatttatcacCCTACATACTACACCTTACACTTTATACATTAATTCAAGACTcaatcaaatataattcaatCAAATCAAGATGGATTTCAATACAACTCTAATAAATGAATTGGGGTACCAGATCAAGAAACACTCTTCCAATCCATACCATAAATCATATTACGATGGTATGGTACCCAACATAGGTTTCAATCTTGCCATGTTAGTTATTTGGGGTATAATATTAGCTGTTAATTGTGTTCAAGTATATTGGAGACAATGGTGGTTCTCAATAGCATTTATCTGCGCTGatattttggaaatattgGGTTATGTAGGTAGAGTTATCGGTCATTACAACTTATATTCTCTAGATCCATACATTCTTCAAATGGTTTGTTTAACTTTAGCTCCCATCTTTACCATGGGTGGGTTGTATTATCAATTGgcaaaattaattgaaatttatgGTCATAAATATTCTCTTTTACCTTCCCCCATGGCTTATTCCtacattttcatcttttgcGATATAGTATCATTGGCTGTACAAGCTGCTGGTGGTGGTGTGGCAGCTACTGATGTGGCCGATAGCAAGTCTTCACATCAAGGTACACAAATCTTTATCGGTGGTCTTTCTTTACAAGTAGCAACAATGGTCATCTTCATGGTGCTTTGGTTCTATTTCACTTGGATTGTTTACATCGATACAAGATTGAAATATACAGGAAAAAAATTCCCCACTTGGTCTGTATTGAAAGTTCCAAATATTCAACTAGAACAATACTACAGAGAAAAATACGCTCATTTACGTGTTAATCCAGAAAGATTCctcttcaaatatttcccCTTGGCCTTTTCTGCTGCTGTCATTTTTGTGTTTATTCGTTGTTGTTATCGTTTAGCTGAATTAGTCGACGGTTGGTCAGGTTATATCATTACTcatgaaaattattttattatattagaCGCTTTGATGGTCTCTATGGCAACCGTCTTGATGAGCATCTTCCATCCAGGTCTTGCATTCGATGGGCTACATACAAGTATTCCAATTACTAAAGGTCATGTGGATCCAGAGACTTTGATGAATGTTGATTTGGAATCTTCTGCATACAAGTATGACGAAGACATCCAAGTCCAATCCGGTTGTAACGATGGAGATGTGGACATTCAAACTATTCATACTCAAACTGTAGGGAAATATAATGATTTCGATAAACGTGATGAATTGGAAGTGGTTGATGAAGtcaattctttcaaatcttcttcaaatgGCACATTAGACACTGAAGTAGAACATCAAATCgatgatgataaagaagaaaaggTGGATTTAAAACCTTCAACTTCAATAGAATATGcagtttgaaaaaaataacaaaaaaaataaaaaaagaaaaatctattcgctaaaaattaataccCCTCAATCgcttgatattttttttttcacctACACAGTTTAATTCCTTAATTTGCATTTTTTACAACCTTTAATGACAatacttttatttctattttttttcacatcACTTTATCGTATCAATCATATTTCATTCTCTTCATAATAGAAAGCATTGCTATTCTATCCCGCCTGATCTTATGCATTACAAAAgccatatatatatgaccCTCATTGCTCTCCCTTCATATCTAAATTTCgcttattattattattattattatctttattataaCTTTTTTTGGCTCTTTTTATAGAAAACATTACTTTCTTATACCATCGTtatctttatcattatagttcttttactattttttttaatacaatCGTCGT
This genomic stretch from Henningerozyma blattae CBS 6284 chromosome 1, complete genome harbors:
- the BET3 gene encoding TRAPP complex core subunit BET3 (similar to Saccharomyces cerevisiae BET3 (YKR068C); ancestral locus Anc_5.649), with translation TTYSQRSLGEEIWKNKTQKVNAEIFTLTYGSIVTQLVDELNDDYHLVNKQLYEMGYNIGIRLIEDFLARTALPRCEDMLKCSEVISKCAFKIFLDIVPKVSSWSNDKKSFSLIIEDNPLSQFVEIPRNKDSNGATNKEELWYSNILCGIIKGALEMVQLDVECWFVSDEVKGDSQTEIRIKLNKVLVDEIPIGED
- the RSB1 gene encoding phospholipid-translocating ATPase RSB1 (similar to Saccharomyces cerevisiae RSB1 (YOR049C); ancestral locus Anc_5.647), which gives rise to MVPNIGFNLAMLVIWGIILAVNCVQVYWRQWWFSIAFICADILEILGYVGRVIGHYNLYSLDPYILQMVCLTLAPIFTMGGLYYQLAKLIEIYGHKYSLLPSPMAYSYIFIFCDIVSLAVQAAGGGVAATDVADSKSSHQGTQIFIGGLSLQVATMVIFMVLWFYFTWIVYIDTRLKYTGKKFPTWSVLKVPNIQLEQYYREKYAHLRVNPERFLFKYFPLAFSAAVIFVFIRCCYRLAELVDGWSGYIITHENYFIILDALMVSMATVLMSIFHPGLAFDGLHTSIPITKGHVDPETLMNVDLESSAYKYDEDIQVQSGCNDGDVDIQTIHTQTVGKYNDFDKRDELEVVDEVNSFKSSSNGTLDTEVEHQIDDDKEEKVDLKPSTSIEYAV